From the Longibacter salinarum genome, one window contains:
- a CDS encoding aminotransferase class V-fold PLP-dependent enzyme: MRRRDFLRHAGLLAGTAPALGALAPTIRSRRAGTVDHERPRPFDPTSWSDVRDQFALTRSHIHMASFLLASHPRPVAEAIERHRKGFDKDPATYWGEHFRSAEPNVRAAIGTYLGADPAHIALTDSTTMGLGLVYGGLALRPGQEILTTPHGHWSTLESLNLRAKRTGAKVNTVALYDDPAETSVDMVVSRMRGAITDQTRVLAVTWVHSSTGVKLPLSDMAEALQDINSGREKKDHVLFCVDGVHGLGIEDVTVEDLGCDFLMAGTHKWMFGPRGTGLIWGRRDAWDALDPIIPTFGPSVGVWIGALPPDTPYITPGSVHTPGGFHSFDHRWAVGEAFQFHLDIGKDRIQQRIHGLNTRAKEALASMPHVRMYTPMSPSLSAGIICFDVDEYAPSDVVEHLRSQSIIASTTPYRESYARLAPSLLNNEGEVDRTIDAIAELG; encoded by the coding sequence ATGCGTCGTAGAGACTTCCTCCGTCACGCCGGCCTCCTCGCGGGAACGGCTCCTGCCCTCGGCGCACTGGCACCGACCATCCGGAGCCGGCGGGCTGGGACGGTCGACCACGAGCGGCCTCGCCCGTTCGATCCGACGAGCTGGTCCGACGTCCGCGACCAGTTTGCGCTAACACGTTCGCACATCCACATGGCCAGCTTTCTGCTCGCGAGTCACCCGCGCCCCGTTGCCGAGGCGATCGAGCGTCATCGCAAAGGGTTCGACAAAGACCCGGCCACCTACTGGGGGGAACACTTTCGAAGCGCTGAACCGAACGTGCGGGCGGCAATCGGCACCTACCTTGGCGCGGATCCGGCGCACATCGCGCTCACCGACAGCACGACGATGGGCCTCGGGCTCGTCTACGGGGGGCTCGCTCTGAGGCCCGGGCAAGAGATTTTGACGACGCCGCATGGGCACTGGTCGACGCTCGAATCGCTCAACCTCCGTGCGAAGCGGACCGGAGCAAAGGTCAATACTGTGGCGCTGTACGACGACCCGGCAGAGACCTCCGTCGATATGGTCGTCAGTCGCATGCGCGGGGCGATCACCGACCAGACGCGCGTTCTTGCCGTGACGTGGGTTCACTCATCTACCGGCGTGAAACTACCGCTCTCGGACATGGCCGAAGCGCTACAGGACATCAACTCGGGACGGGAAAAGAAAGACCATGTGCTGTTCTGCGTCGACGGCGTCCACGGGCTGGGGATTGAGGACGTGACGGTCGAAGATCTGGGGTGCGACTTCCTCATGGCGGGCACGCACAAGTGGATGTTCGGCCCCCGCGGCACCGGACTCATCTGGGGGCGGCGCGATGCTTGGGACGCGCTGGATCCCATCATTCCAACGTTCGGCCCCAGCGTCGGCGTCTGGATCGGCGCGCTCCCTCCCGACACGCCCTACATCACGCCCGGGAGCGTCCATACGCCGGGAGGATTTCACTCCTTTGACCACCGCTGGGCGGTCGGCGAAGCCTTCCAGTTTCATCTCGACATCGGCAAAGACCGGATTCAGCAACGGATCCACGGGTTGAATACGCGAGCGAAAGAAGCCCTCGCATCGATGCCGCACGTGCGCATGTACACGCCAATGTCCCCGTCGCTGTCGGCCGGCATCATCTGCTTCGACGTTGACGAATACGCGCCCTCGGACGTTGTCGAGCACCTACGCAGCCAGAGCATCATCGCCAGCACCACGCCGTACCGGGAATCGTACGCGCGACTTGCTCCCAGCCTGTTGAACAACGAAGGTGAGGTGGATCGAACGATCGACGCCATTGCTGAACTGGGCTAA
- a CDS encoding PD40 domain-containing protein, protein MMMQSSFSRHVRFATFIAAFCCALLFFGCRSASEQEARPFAWAQVTDSVTLVGDGTISREGEKVYGTAYTPEGDTLFFHTTNRGDGESGIAMVTRTDTGWTSPRPAPFDLERYDEGAPSITPDGAYIVFGSDRPSASASTAPPLDADEFYRVTRASGWTDVTRMTTTKRISEKRAGVASDGTIYYWTYVRGEGMGFYRGRIDAEGSIRDTVNADPMLFVDDGGENNPYIDPEKRFILFAMWGRDDGYGKEDLYIATRQDTGWSTPVNLGPAVNTSANDTHPYITPDGSKLFLTSSRLESPADTSDNWNHYVIRTDAVPALRAALDC, encoded by the coding sequence ATGATGATGCAGTCCTCGTTTTCGCGACACGTCCGTTTCGCCACATTCATTGCCGCGTTTTGCTGTGCTCTGCTGTTCTTCGGCTGCCGGTCGGCTTCCGAGCAGGAGGCCCGTCCCTTCGCCTGGGCACAAGTCACGGACTCCGTGACGCTCGTGGGAGACGGGACGATCTCGCGTGAAGGTGAAAAGGTGTACGGTACGGCCTACACGCCGGAAGGCGATACGCTCTTCTTTCACACGACGAACCGGGGCGATGGAGAGAGCGGTATCGCGATGGTGACGCGTACGGACACCGGTTGGACATCGCCGCGGCCTGCTCCGTTCGACCTGGAGCGGTATGATGAGGGAGCGCCGTCTATCACGCCCGATGGTGCATACATCGTGTTCGGCTCGGATCGTCCCTCCGCTTCTGCGAGCACGGCTCCTCCTCTGGATGCGGACGAATTCTACCGCGTCACGCGAGCATCGGGGTGGACGGACGTTACCCGCATGACCACGACGAAGCGTATCAGCGAGAAGCGCGCAGGCGTCGCTTCGGACGGGACGATCTATTACTGGACGTACGTTCGCGGCGAAGGAATGGGCTTCTACCGCGGGCGTATCGATGCCGAAGGATCCATTCGCGACACCGTGAATGCCGATCCGATGCTCTTCGTCGACGACGGAGGCGAGAACAACCCGTATATCGATCCAGAAAAGCGATTCATTCTGTTTGCTATGTGGGGGCGAGACGATGGCTACGGAAAGGAGGATCTGTACATCGCGACCCGCCAGGATACCGGCTGGTCTACGCCCGTGAACCTAGGACCGGCCGTCAATACGTCGGCGAACGACACGCACCCGTACATCACGCCCGACGGAAGTAAGCTTTTTCTCACGTCGAGCCGGCTGGAGTCACCGGCCGACACGTCCGACAACTGGAACCACTACGTCATCCGTACCGACGCCGTCCCGGCACTGCGAGCAGCTCTGGACTGTTGA
- a CDS encoding esterase/lipase family protein — MNPERVSRIEEHPAGKRSPDDGWDWRLSDLQGAQQLAVDGIVGMTDIVEAMHRNISGLAPIVGEGRRGQTRGITGFVYRTIRTLSRVTGIGAGAALRGLRPVLEKREQRGDVSPKREAVLAALNGVLGDYLEITKNPLALPMQFRVKGRPLVLDRDTLSRQMASPDSPPLVLLHGLCMNDLQWGREGHDHGAALARNLGYTPLYLHYNTGRSISENGREFAGLLERLMQEWPDAASELFVIGHSMGGLVARSACYHAQRVGHRWPKRLSTLVFLGTPHHGAPLERAGQWVDRLLGKSPYTAPIARVGMIRSAGINDLCHGTVVEGSETEPVTAVPLPKNVTCYAAAATLRNGRGIGPDVRGDGLVPVASALGWHNDPERSLGIPQPNQSLHSGLSHFDLLSDRGVYEQVRRWLGRNDGAE; from the coding sequence ATGAACCCTGAACGTGTCAGTCGAATCGAGGAACACCCGGCGGGGAAACGCTCTCCCGATGACGGTTGGGATTGGCGCTTGTCGGACCTGCAGGGGGCTCAGCAGCTCGCTGTTGACGGCATCGTGGGCATGACGGACATTGTCGAAGCGATGCATCGCAACATCTCTGGATTGGCTCCAATCGTCGGCGAGGGACGTCGAGGACAGACGCGCGGCATCACGGGGTTCGTGTACCGAACGATCCGCACCCTGTCGCGGGTGACGGGGATCGGGGCGGGTGCCGCGTTACGAGGTCTCAGGCCGGTGCTGGAGAAGCGGGAGCAGAGAGGTGATGTCTCCCCGAAGCGCGAAGCTGTTCTGGCTGCGTTGAACGGAGTGTTGGGTGATTATCTTGAGATAACGAAGAATCCGCTTGCCCTCCCGATGCAGTTTCGGGTGAAGGGGCGCCCGCTCGTTTTGGATCGTGACACGCTTTCTCGCCAGATGGCGTCTCCGGATTCGCCGCCGCTCGTGCTACTGCATGGCCTCTGCATGAACGACCTGCAGTGGGGGCGGGAGGGGCACGATCACGGCGCCGCGCTGGCCCGCAATCTGGGGTACACGCCGCTCTACCTGCACTACAACACGGGCCGGTCCATTTCCGAAAACGGCCGCGAGTTCGCCGGGCTTCTGGAACGCCTCATGCAAGAGTGGCCGGACGCGGCGTCCGAACTGTTTGTCATCGGGCACAGCATGGGCGGCCTCGTCGCGCGGAGCGCATGTTATCATGCACAGAGGGTCGGTCACAGGTGGCCGAAGCGGCTGAGCACGCTTGTATTTTTGGGGACGCCGCACCACGGTGCTCCGCTTGAGCGCGCCGGTCAGTGGGTGGATCGGCTCCTGGGGAAGAGTCCGTACACCGCTCCGATCGCACGCGTCGGGATGATCCGGAGCGCGGGCATCAACGATCTTTGTCACGGGACGGTGGTGGAGGGGAGCGAGACCGAGCCCGTGACGGCGGTCCCTCTTCCCAAGAACGTGACGTGCTACGCTGCGGCAGCGACGCTCCGAAACGGACGCGGGATCGGCCCGGATGTGCGCGGTGATGGACTCGTGCCGGTCGCTAGCGCACTGGGATGGCACAATGACCCCGAGCGTTCGCTGGGCATCCCGCAACCAAACCAAAGCCTGCATTCCGGGTTGAGCCACTTTGACCTGTTGAGTGACCGGGGTGTCTACGAACAGGTCCGTCGCTGGCTGGGCAGGAATGATGGCGCAGAGTAG